In a genomic window of Sphingomonas koreensis:
- the radC gene encoding RadC family protein has product MGASDSEGITDGTGHRARLRQRLLTDGDGLLDHELIEYLLALAIPRRDTKPLAKTLIHEFGGIAGLLTADAKAIARVPGMGETSIAALKIAHTAALRLLRGEVAARPVLANWQALLDYLRADMAHHAIERVRVLHMNSRNILIRDELMQEGSVDEAPVYVREVIRRAIDLGSAAIILVHNHPSGDPAPSRADIELTRNVVEAGKRLGIAVHDHIIIGTEGHSSLRSMGLM; this is encoded by the coding sequence ATGGGCGCATCCGATAGCGAGGGAATCACCGACGGGACCGGGCATCGCGCGCGCCTGCGCCAGCGCTTGCTGACAGATGGTGACGGGCTGCTCGATCACGAGCTGATCGAGTATCTGCTCGCCCTGGCGATTCCCCGTCGCGATACCAAGCCGCTGGCCAAGACGCTGATTCACGAATTCGGCGGAATCGCCGGACTGCTCACCGCCGATGCCAAGGCGATTGCGCGGGTGCCGGGCATGGGCGAAACCTCCATCGCCGCGCTCAAGATCGCACATACGGCCGCGTTGCGCCTCTTGCGCGGCGAGGTCGCGGCGCGGCCGGTGCTCGCCAACTGGCAGGCTTTACTCGACTACCTCCGCGCCGACATGGCGCATCACGCGATCGAGCGGGTACGCGTGCTGCATATGAACAGTCGTAACATTCTGATCCGCGACGAGCTGATGCAGGAAGGGTCGGTGGACGAGGCACCGGTTTATGTTCGTGAAGTGATCCGGCGAGCGATCGACCTGGGATCGGCAGCGATTATCCTGGTCCACAACCATCCGAGCGGCGACCCAGCCCCCAGCCGCGCCGATATCGAGCTGACGCGCAACGTGGTCGAGGCCGGCAAGCGGCTCGGCATCGCCGTCCATGACCACATCATCATCGGCACCGAAGGGCATTCGAGCCTGAGGTCGATGGGATTGATGTAG
- the purB gene encoding adenylosuccinate lyase, whose product MVPRYSRPAMTAIWSPETRFGIWFEIEAHATEALADLGVVPKSAAKALWDWWATKPQIDVAAIDAIEAVTKHDVIAFLTWVAENVGDEARFMHQGMTSSDVLDTCLSVQLVRASDILLDDLDQLLEVLKRRAYEHKLTPTIGRSHGIHAEPVTFGLKMAEAYAEFARNKARLQAARADIATCAISGAVGTFANIDPRVEAHVAEKLGLAVEPVSTQVIPRDRHAMFFATLGVIASSIERLAVEVRHLQRTEVLEAEEYFSPGQKGSSAMPHKRNPVLTENLTGLARMVRSATIPAMENVALWHERDISHSSVERYIGPDATITLDFALARLTGVIDKLLVYPARMQKNLDRMGGLVHSQRVLLALTQAGVSREDSYRLVQRNAMKVWESDGELSLLELLKADPEVTAALSAQEIEEKFDLDYHFRQVDTIFARVFND is encoded by the coding sequence ATGGTCCCCCGCTATTCCCGCCCCGCTATGACCGCGATCTGGTCGCCCGAAACCCGCTTCGGCATCTGGTTCGAGATCGAGGCGCATGCGACCGAGGCGCTGGCCGACCTTGGCGTGGTGCCCAAGAGCGCAGCCAAGGCGCTGTGGGACTGGTGGGCGACCAAGCCGCAGATCGACGTCGCCGCGATCGACGCGATCGAGGCCGTCACCAAGCATGACGTCATCGCCTTCCTGACCTGGGTGGCGGAGAATGTCGGCGACGAGGCGCGCTTCATGCATCAGGGCATGACCAGCTCCGACGTGCTCGACACCTGCCTGTCGGTGCAGCTCGTCCGCGCGTCCGACATCCTGCTCGACGATCTCGACCAGCTGCTCGAGGTGCTCAAGCGCCGCGCCTATGAGCACAAGCTGACCCCGACCATCGGCCGCAGCCACGGCATCCATGCCGAGCCGGTGACCTTCGGCCTCAAGATGGCCGAAGCCTATGCCGAGTTCGCGCGCAACAAGGCGCGCCTGCAGGCCGCGCGCGCCGACATCGCGACCTGTGCCATCTCCGGCGCGGTCGGCACCTTCGCCAATATCGACCCGCGCGTCGAAGCGCATGTCGCGGAGAAGCTGGGCCTCGCGGTCGAGCCGGTCTCGACTCAGGTCATCCCGCGCGATCGACATGCGATGTTCTTCGCCACGCTCGGCGTGATCGCAAGCTCGATCGAGCGCCTCGCGGTCGAGGTCCGCCACCTTCAGCGCACCGAAGTTCTGGAGGCCGAGGAATATTTCTCGCCGGGCCAGAAGGGTTCGTCGGCAATGCCGCACAAGCGCAACCCGGTGCTGACCGAAAACCTCACCGGCCTCGCCCGCATGGTGCGCAGTGCGACCATTCCCGCGATGGAGAATGTGGCGCTGTGGCACGAGCGCGATATCAGCCACTCCTCGGTCGAGCGTTACATCGGCCCGGACGCGACGATCACGCTCGACTTCGCGCTCGCGCGACTCACCGGAGTGATCGACAAGCTGCTGGTCTATCCTGCGCGGATGCAGAAGAATCTCGACCGGATGGGCGGCCTCGTCCATTCGCAGCGCGTGCTGCTCGCGCTGACCCAGGCCGGCGTGTCGCGCGAGGACAGCTATCGCCTGGTCCAGCGCAACGCGATGAAGGTGTGGGAAAGCGACGGCGAGCTGTCGCTGCTCGAACTGCTCAAGGCCGATCCTGAAGTCACCGCGGCGCTTTCGGCGCAGGAGATCGAGGAGAAATTCGACCTCGATTACCACTTCCGCCAGGTCGACACGATTTTCGCGCGCGTTTTCAACGATTGA
- a CDS encoding AtpZ/AtpI family protein translates to MTENEPGLDPLKEDARVTSLNERLARAQSEEAIRKGEGDGESGRNYRLGNRVLAELIGGLLGGGVIGWTLDYFLGTSPWLLLVMLTLGVVSAFRNIIRISNQRSK, encoded by the coding sequence ATGACCGAAAACGAGCCCGGACTGGACCCCCTCAAGGAGGATGCGCGCGTCACTTCGCTCAACGAGCGGCTGGCACGGGCACAATCCGAAGAGGCGATCCGCAAGGGCGAGGGCGACGGGGAAAGCGGGCGTAACTATCGTCTGGGCAACCGGGTTCTTGCCGAGCTGATCGGCGGGCTGTTGGGAGGCGGGGTGATCGGGTGGACGCTCGATTATTTCCTCGGCACCTCTCCCTGGCTCCTGCTGGTGATGTTGACCCTTGGGGTCGTCAGCGCCTTCAGGAACATCATTCGGATTTCGAACCAGCGCTCGAAATGA
- a CDS encoding F0F1 ATP synthase subunit A has translation MHQFEVQSIADMFNVGGHQIAFTNSALWLIAAAALLWVFMLGGMKRQVVPGRWQMAVEGFTGFIDKLLEANIGKEGRKFLPYVFSLFMFILFANIVGLLPLGLIPGVHPFTATSHFTVTGVLAILSFSIVLIVGFGKHGLRFFKLFVPHGTPIPVLLLVVPIEMVSFMVRPFSLALRLFVAMTAGHILLKVLAGFIIMSGPTGWAIPVGAASFALMIGVSALELLVAGVQAYVFALLTSLYINDAVHLHEHH, from the coding sequence ATGCACCAGTTCGAGGTGCAGTCGATCGCCGACATGTTCAATGTCGGTGGACATCAGATCGCCTTCACCAACAGCGCGCTGTGGCTGATCGCGGCAGCGGCGCTGTTGTGGGTCTTCATGCTCGGCGGGATGAAGCGTCAGGTCGTGCCGGGCCGCTGGCAGATGGCGGTTGAGGGCTTTACCGGCTTCATCGACAAGCTGCTTGAGGCGAATATCGGCAAGGAAGGGCGCAAGTTCCTTCCCTATGTTTTCTCGCTGTTCATGTTCATCTTGTTCGCCAACATCGTCGGCCTGCTTCCGCTGGGCCTGATTCCCGGCGTGCACCCCTTCACTGCGACCAGCCACTTCACCGTCACCGGCGTGCTGGCGATCCTGTCCTTCTCGATCGTGCTGATCGTCGGTTTCGGCAAGCATGGTCTGCGATTCTTCAAGCTGTTCGTGCCCCATGGCACCCCGATTCCGGTTCTGCTGCTGGTGGTGCCGATCGAGATGGTGTCGTTCATGGTGCGGCCGTTCAGCCTGGCGCTGCGACTCTTCGTCGCGATGACCGCGGGCCATATCCTGCTCAAGGTACTGGCCGGCTTCATCATCATGTCGGGCCCGACCGGCTGGGCGATCCCGGTGGGCGCGGCCAGCTTCGCGCTGATGATCGGCGTTTCGGCGCTCGAACTGCTGGTGGCGGGCGTGCAGGCCTATGTCTTCGCGCTGCTTACCTCGCTCTACATCAACGATGCCGTGCACCTGCACGAACATCATTGA